One segment of Streptomyces sp. XD-27 DNA contains the following:
- a CDS encoding lysophospholipid acyltransferase family protein has product MADAKVIPFGEEPRSRRRSGLAAGGRSGGRTQSPLKPVPAQRDEDVLDGAPRRPGAEPEPEAGPCQDGSGAPGGGWERKLARGLNFLRRRVTGDYEVDDFGYDRELTDHVLMSLLRPVYEKYFRVEVKGIENIPDAGGALVVANHSGVLPLDALMLQVAVHDHHPAERHLRLLAADLVFMLPVINELARKAGHTLACAEDAQLLLERGEVVGVMPEGFKGLGKPFAERYKLQRFGRGGFVSTALRAGVPIVPCSIVGAEEIYPMVGNAKTVARLLGFPYFPVTPTFPLLGPLGAVPLPTKWTIQFGEPIPTDGHSPEAADDPMLMFNLTDQVRETIQHTLYKLLVQRRSVFF; this is encoded by the coding sequence ATGGCGGATGCCAAGGTCATCCCGTTCGGCGAGGAACCGCGGTCCCGGCGGCGGTCCGGCCTGGCGGCGGGTGGGCGGAGCGGCGGACGGACGCAGAGCCCGCTGAAACCGGTGCCCGCGCAGCGCGACGAGGACGTGCTCGACGGCGCGCCCAGGAGGCCCGGTGCGGAACCGGAGCCCGAGGCGGGCCCCTGCCAGGACGGTTCCGGCGCGCCCGGGGGCGGCTGGGAGCGGAAGCTCGCGCGCGGGCTGAACTTCCTGCGCCGCCGGGTCACCGGCGACTACGAGGTGGACGACTTCGGGTACGACCGCGAGCTGACCGACCACGTCCTGATGTCGCTGCTCCGTCCGGTGTACGAGAAGTACTTCCGGGTCGAGGTGAAGGGCATCGAGAACATCCCGGACGCGGGCGGCGCGCTGGTGGTCGCCAACCACTCCGGCGTGCTGCCGCTCGACGCGCTGATGCTTCAGGTGGCGGTGCACGACCATCACCCCGCCGAACGCCACCTGCGGCTGCTCGCCGCCGATCTGGTCTTCATGCTGCCCGTCATCAACGAACTGGCCCGGAAGGCCGGCCACACGCTGGCGTGCGCCGAGGACGCCCAGCTGCTGCTGGAGCGGGGCGAGGTGGTCGGTGTGATGCCGGAGGGCTTCAAGGGCCTGGGCAAGCCGTTCGCGGAGCGGTACAAGCTCCAGCGCTTCGGGCGCGGCGGCTTCGTGTCGACGGCGCTGCGGGCTGGCGTGCCGATCGTGCCGTGCTCGATCGTGGGGGCCGAGGAGATCTATCCGATGGTCGGGAACGCCAAGACGGTCGCCCGGCTGCTGGGCTTCCCGTACTTCCCGGTCACCCCGACGTTCCCGCTGCTGGGCCCGCTGGGTGCGGTGCCGCTGCCGACGAAGTGGACCATCCAGTTCGGCGAGCCCATCCCGACGGACGGGCATTCGCCGGAGGCGGCGGACGACCCGATGCTGATGTTCAACCTGACGGACCAGGTGCGCGAGACGATCCAGCACACGCTGTACAAGCTGCTGGTGCAGCGCAGGTCGGTGTTCTTCTGA
- a CDS encoding DUF5667 domain-containing protein, with protein sequence MIAKVSAHRRANAFAQALEALEDQHQDLQDTTAGRPGAPADEAERARLLALANGLGELPAPELDPGVRTTQRAELIAAMEAAFAERGSRVPEQRDGKGTRRTKPFARFRPRSRWSRGLAAGGLTVGVAAGAFGGVAAASSDALPGDTLYGFKRGMEDLKLNLADGDVDRGRIYLDQASTRMSEARRLMERARSGQLDHEELGEVRKALSGMRHDAAEGHRLLYKAYAHDGSLGPIQSLDSFAKSHRDSWSRLRSALPVQLTDVSHEVSSVLDAIDENVGPLRSLLPTAPGAARSTSDGTSGSATARSGASDRDGALPPSAPPASAGQPQGAAQSPSPSPSGGEERQGLIAGADGLLDPPREAGLPLPSAGGVGDSSAQPKPDVTIPPLLPGLLPDLGLGGEETR encoded by the coding sequence GTGATCGCGAAGGTATCGGCGCACCGGCGGGCGAACGCCTTCGCCCAGGCCCTGGAGGCCTTGGAGGACCAGCACCAGGACCTCCAGGACACGACGGCCGGGCGGCCCGGCGCACCGGCGGACGAAGCCGAGCGCGCACGGCTGCTGGCCCTGGCGAACGGGCTCGGCGAGTTGCCGGCACCGGAGTTGGACCCCGGCGTCAGGACCACGCAGCGGGCAGAGTTGATCGCCGCGATGGAAGCGGCATTCGCCGAACGCGGGTCGCGCGTCCCCGAGCAGCGCGACGGCAAAGGCACCCGCCGGACGAAGCCGTTCGCCAGATTCCGGCCCCGGTCCCGCTGGTCCAGAGGTCTCGCCGCGGGCGGGCTGACGGTGGGGGTGGCCGCGGGGGCCTTCGGCGGGGTCGCGGCGGCCAGTTCGGACGCCCTGCCCGGCGACACGCTCTACGGCTTCAAGCGCGGCATGGAAGACCTCAAGCTGAACCTGGCGGACGGCGACGTCGACCGCGGCCGGATCTATCTCGACCAGGCGTCGACGCGGATGAGCGAGGCCCGGCGGCTGATGGAGCGCGCCCGCTCCGGGCAGTTGGACCACGAGGAGCTGGGCGAGGTCCGCAAGGCCCTGTCCGGCATGCGGCACGACGCCGCCGAGGGCCACCGGCTGCTGTACAAGGCGTACGCACACGACGGTTCGCTCGGCCCCATCCAGTCACTGGACTCCTTCGCCAAGTCCCACCGCGACAGCTGGAGCCGACTGCGCAGCGCCCTGCCCGTGCAGCTCACGGACGTGAGCCACGAGGTGAGTTCGGTCCTCGACGCCATAGACGAGAACGTCGGCCCGCTGCGGTCGCTGCTGCCGACGGCCCCCGGCGCGGCGCGGAGCACCTCCGACGGCACGTCGGGCAGCGCAACGGCACGGAGTGGCGCGTCGGACCGCGACGGCGCGCTCCCGCCGTCGGCACCACCCGCCAGCGCGGGCCAGCCCCAGGGTGCCGCCCAGAGCCCCAGCCCGTCCCCGTCCGGCGGCGAGGAGAGACAGGGCCTGATCGCCGGCGCGGACGGCCTCCTGGACCCGCCGCGCGAGGCAGGTCTGCCACTGCCGTCGGCCGGAGGCGTCGGGGACAGCAGCGCCCAGCCGAAGCCGGATGTGACGATCCCGCCACTGCTCCCGGGACTCCTGCCGGACCTCGGCCTCGGCGGCGAGGAAACGCGCTAG
- a CDS encoding ECF subfamily RNA polymerase sigma factor, BldN family — MYPHVGVDTSGLATLRATVSGCLRALVPTAYAVPALAAPAPVGAASPCYALADGSAAVGRRARVTTTTTRRPTVDSDSRRMMDLVERAQSGEAEAFGRLYDQYADTVYRYIYYRVGGRATAEDLTSETFLRALRRIGTFTWQGRDFGAWLVTIARNLVADHFKSSRFRLEVTTGEMLDANEVERSPEDSVLESLSNAALLQAVRKLNPQQQECVTLRFLQGLSVAETARVMGKNEGAIKTLQYRAVRTLARLLPDDAR, encoded by the coding sequence GTGTACCCACACGTCGGGGTTGACACCTCGGGCCTGGCTACGCTCCGTGCGACAGTCTCCGGCTGTCTGCGCGCACTTGTCCCCACCGCGTACGCCGTCCCCGCCCTCGCCGCACCCGCGCCCGTCGGCGCCGCCAGCCCCTGTTACGCCCTGGCGGACGGCAGCGCGGCGGTCGGCAGACGGGCCCGCGTCACCACCACAACCACCCGCCGCCCCACCGTCGACAGCGACAGCCGCCGGATGATGGACCTGGTCGAGCGCGCCCAGTCCGGCGAGGCCGAGGCGTTCGGCCGCCTCTACGACCAGTACGCCGACACCGTCTACCGCTACATCTACTACCGCGTGGGCGGCCGGGCCACGGCCGAGGACCTCACGAGCGAGACCTTTCTGCGCGCCCTGCGCCGGATCGGCACCTTCACCTGGCAGGGCCGCGACTTCGGCGCCTGGCTGGTGACCATCGCCCGCAACCTCGTCGCCGACCACTTCAAGTCCAGCCGCTTCCGACTGGAGGTCACCACCGGGGAGATGCTCGACGCCAACGAGGTCGAGCGGAGCCCCGAGGACTCCGTCCTGGAGTCCCTGTCCAACGCCGCCCTGCTCCAGGCGGTCCGCAAGCTCAACCCCCAGCAGCAGGAGTGCGTCACCCTCCGCTTCCTCCAGGGCCTGTCGGTCGCCGAGACCGCGCGGGTCATGGGCAAGAATGAGGGCGCGATCAAGACCCTCCAGTACCGGGCCGTCCGTACACTGGCCCGACTCCTCCCGGACGACGCCCGCTGA
- a CDS encoding HAD family phosphatase — translation MGALGWLTRRRSATARSVLAGEAAAEAARKSALEAPAEPSAAVRPAEEPEFPVVGDARAAAFFDLDNTVMQGAAIFHLGRGLYKRHFFQKRELARFAWQQTWFRLAGVEDPAHMEDARNSALSIVKGHRVSELMSIGEEIYDEYMAERIWPGTRALAQAHLDAGQKVWLVTAAPVETATIIARRLGLTGALGTVAESVGGVYTGRLVGEPLHGPAKAEAVRALAAAERLDLSRCAAYSDSSNDIPMLSIVGHPYAINPDARLRRHAREQGWRLRDYRTGRKAARIGIPAAAGVGALAGGAAAAVAVHRRRR, via the coding sequence ATGGGCGCACTGGGATGGTTGACCCGTAGGCGTTCCGCCACGGCACGCAGCGTGCTGGCGGGCGAAGCCGCGGCGGAGGCGGCGCGCAAGTCCGCGCTGGAGGCCCCCGCCGAGCCCAGCGCGGCCGTGCGACCGGCCGAGGAGCCGGAGTTCCCGGTGGTCGGCGACGCGCGGGCCGCCGCGTTCTTCGATCTCGACAACACCGTGATGCAGGGCGCCGCGATCTTCCACCTGGGCCGCGGCCTGTACAAGCGGCATTTCTTCCAAAAGCGCGAGCTCGCGCGGTTCGCCTGGCAGCAGACCTGGTTCCGGCTCGCGGGCGTCGAGGACCCGGCCCACATGGAGGACGCCCGCAACAGCGCGCTGTCCATCGTCAAGGGCCACCGGGTCTCGGAGCTGATGTCCATCGGCGAGGAGATCTACGACGAGTACATGGCGGAGCGGATCTGGCCGGGCACCCGCGCCCTGGCCCAGGCCCACCTCGACGCCGGGCAGAAGGTCTGGCTGGTCACCGCCGCCCCCGTCGAGACGGCGACGATCATCGCCCGGCGGCTCGGCCTGACCGGCGCGCTGGGCACGGTCGCGGAGTCCGTCGGCGGCGTCTACACCGGCCGGCTCGTCGGCGAGCCGCTGCACGGGCCCGCCAAGGCCGAGGCGGTGCGCGCGCTGGCGGCTGCCGAGCGGCTGGATCTGTCCCGCTGCGCGGCGTACAGCGACTCCTCCAACGACATCCCGATGCTGTCCATCGTCGGACACCCATACGCGATCAATCCGGACGCCCGGTTGCGCCGACACGCCCGTGAGCAAGGGTGGCGGCTGCGCGATTACCGTACGGGCCGGAAAGCGGCCAGGATCGGCATCCCGGCGGCGGCCGGAGTGGGCGCGCTGGCGGGCGGCGCGGCGGCCGCCGTGGCGGTGCACCGCCGCAGGCGCTGA
- a CDS encoding glutaredoxin family protein, whose translation MSPLLRRNARKNPADSTVTLIGKPGCHLCDDAQTVIEQVCGELGAAWEKKDITQDPELHRKYWEQIPVILVDGEQHDFWRVDPQRLRKALGG comes from the coding sequence ATGAGTCCGCTGCTGCGCCGCAACGCCCGCAAGAACCCCGCCGACAGCACGGTGACGCTGATCGGCAAGCCGGGCTGCCACCTGTGCGACGACGCGCAGACCGTCATCGAGCAGGTCTGCGGCGAGCTGGGCGCCGCGTGGGAGAAGAAGGACATCACCCAGGACCCGGAACTGCACCGGAAGTACTGGGAGCAGATCCCGGTGATCCTCGTCGACGGCGAGCAGCACGACTTCTGGCGGGTGGACCCGCAGCGGCTGCGCAAGGCGCTCGGCGGCTGA
- a CDS encoding redox-sensing transcriptional repressor Rex produces MATGRTHRPATRSRGIPEATVARLPLYLRALTALSERSVPTVSSEELAAAAGVNSAKLRKDFSYLGSYGTRGVGYDVEYLVYQISRELGLTQDWPVVIVGIGNLGAALANYGGFASRGFRVAALIDADPAMAGKPVAGIAVQHTDELEKIITENGVSIGVIATPAGAAQQVCDRLVAAGVTSILNFAPTVLTVPDGVDVRKVDLSIELQILAFHEQRKAGEGTEAELEQPAAPVRAPVPPTGAGTEGGRQQGPDGDVPAVMPA; encoded by the coding sequence GTGGCAACTGGCCGAACTCACCGACCGGCGACCCGAAGCCGAGGGATTCCCGAGGCCACCGTCGCCCGGCTACCGCTGTATCTGCGCGCATTGACCGCGCTCTCCGAGCGCTCGGTCCCCACGGTCTCCTCCGAGGAGCTCGCGGCCGCCGCCGGGGTCAATTCCGCGAAGCTGCGGAAGGACTTCTCGTACCTCGGCTCCTACGGCACCCGGGGCGTCGGCTACGACGTGGAGTACCTCGTCTACCAGATCTCGCGCGAGCTCGGCCTGACGCAGGACTGGCCCGTGGTGATCGTCGGCATCGGTAACCTCGGCGCGGCCCTGGCCAACTACGGCGGCTTCGCCTCCCGCGGCTTCCGGGTCGCGGCCCTGATCGACGCCGACCCGGCGATGGCGGGCAAGCCCGTCGCGGGCATCGCGGTGCAGCACACCGACGAGCTGGAGAAGATCATCACGGAGAACGGGGTCTCCATCGGCGTCATCGCCACCCCGGCCGGTGCCGCGCAGCAGGTCTGCGACCGGCTCGTGGCCGCCGGAGTCACCTCGATCCTGAACTTCGCGCCGACCGTCCTCACCGTCCCCGACGGCGTGGACGTCCGGAAGGTCGACCTCTCCATCGAGCTGCAGATCCTCGCCTTCCACGAGCAGCGCAAGGCGGGCGAGGGCACCGAGGCCGAGCTGGAGCAGCCGGCGGCGCCCGTCCGCGCCCCCGTGCCCCCGACGGGCGCGGGTACCGAGGGCGGCCGACAGCAGGGGCCGGACGGGGATGTGCCCGCCGTGATGCCGGCATGA